The following are encoded in a window of Solidesulfovibrio magneticus RS-1 genomic DNA:
- a CDS encoding class I fructose-bisphosphate aldolase → MIQAITGYLGDSAESLLAHVCRTIPKESLHLPGPDYLDTIFTATDRPVPVIRSMAAMYGHGRLAGTGYLSILPVDQGIEHSAAASFAPNPIYFDPENIVKLAIEAGCNAVASTLGVLGSVARKYAHKIPFILKINHNELLSLPAIHDQTLFASVEQAYDMGAAAVGATVYFGSPECRRQIQEISEAFARAHELGMAAILWAYLRNPAFVKNGVDYHTSADLTGQANHLAATIGADIVKQKQPTNNGGYTAVGFGKTDKRVYSELTTDHPIDLTRYQVANCFMGRIGLINSGGASGAADFAEAVSTAVINKRAGGMGLISGRKAFQRPMAEGVKLLNAIQDVYLCPEVTIA, encoded by the coding sequence ATGATCCAAGCCATCACCGGATACCTCGGCGACTCGGCCGAGAGCCTGCTTGCCCACGTTTGCCGGACCATCCCCAAGGAGTCCCTGCACCTGCCCGGTCCGGACTACCTCGATACGATTTTCACGGCCACCGACCGGCCCGTGCCGGTCATCCGGTCCATGGCCGCCATGTACGGCCACGGCCGCCTGGCCGGGACCGGCTACCTGTCCATCCTGCCCGTGGACCAGGGCATTGAACATTCGGCCGCGGCCTCGTTCGCCCCCAACCCGATCTATTTCGACCCGGAAAACATCGTCAAACTGGCCATCGAGGCCGGCTGCAACGCCGTGGCCTCGACCCTGGGCGTGTTGGGGTCGGTGGCCCGCAAATACGCCCACAAGATTCCCTTTATTCTCAAGATCAACCACAACGAGCTGCTGTCCCTGCCGGCCATCCACGACCAGACCTTGTTCGCCTCGGTGGAGCAGGCCTACGACATGGGCGCGGCGGCCGTGGGGGCAACGGTCTATTTCGGCTCGCCCGAATGCCGCCGCCAGATCCAGGAGATCTCCGAAGCCTTTGCCCGGGCCCACGAACTGGGCATGGCCGCCATCCTCTGGGCCTATCTGCGCAATCCCGCGTTTGTCAAAAACGGCGTGGACTACCACACCTCGGCCGATCTCACCGGCCAGGCCAACCACCTGGCCGCTACCATCGGCGCGGACATCGTCAAGCAGAAGCAACCAACGAATAACGGCGGCTACACCGCCGTGGGCTTCGGCAAGACCGACAAGCGCGTCTACAGCGAGCTGACTACCGACCATCCCATCGACCTCACCCGCTATCAGGTGGCCAACTGCTTCATGGGCCGCATCGGGCTGATCAATTCCGGCGGCGCGTCGGGCGCGGCTGATTTCGCCGAAGCCGTGTCCACGGCCGTCATCAACAAGCGGGCCGGCGGCATGGGACTCATTTCCGGCCGCAAGGCCTTCCAGCGGCCCATGGCCGAGGGCGTCAAACTGTTAAACGCCATCCAGGACGTCTATCTGTGCCCCGAGGTCACCATCGCCTAA
- a CDS encoding MBL fold metallo-hydrolase — protein sequence MLLETVLTLALVLTLSAPAVAAAPADAPGTAPKATPIPTQDTIETSAGPLTLRFIGHGSLAFAFAGKTIYVDPYGKVGDYAAMPKADLVLITHEHGDHLDPAALAAVAGPDTPLVVSEVVREKLGRGTALKNGETTEVLGIPIAAVPAYNIKHKRDTGEHFHPKGRGNGYVLTFGDVRVYVAGDTEDIPEMAALAGVDVAFVPMNLPYTMTPEMAAAAGLTLQPKKALYPYHYGETDPARLVELLAGSGIEVRVRDLR from the coding sequence ATGCTGCTCGAAACCGTCCTGACCCTGGCCCTGGTTCTCACGCTTAGCGCTCCGGCCGTGGCCGCAGCCCCAGCCGACGCCCCGGGGACCGCCCCCAAGGCCACGCCCATACCCACGCAAGACACCATCGAGACCAGCGCCGGTCCCCTCACCCTGCGCTTTATCGGCCACGGCTCCCTGGCCTTTGCCTTCGCCGGCAAGACCATCTACGTCGATCCCTACGGCAAGGTCGGCGACTACGCGGCCATGCCCAAGGCCGATCTGGTCCTTATCACCCACGAGCACGGCGACCACCTGGACCCGGCGGCGCTGGCCGCCGTGGCCGGGCCGGACACGCCCCTGGTGGTCAGCGAAGTCGTGCGGGAAAAGCTCGGCCGGGGCACGGCGCTCAAAAACGGCGAAACAACCGAGGTCCTGGGCATCCCCATCGCCGCCGTGCCGGCCTACAACATCAAACACAAGCGCGACACCGGCGAGCACTTCCACCCCAAGGGCCGGGGCAACGGCTATGTCCTGACCTTTGGCGACGTACGGGTCTACGTGGCCGGCGACACCGAGGACATCCCGGAAATGGCCGCCCTGGCCGGGGTGGACGTCGCCTTTGTCCCCATGAACCTGCCCTATACGATGACGCCGGAAATGGCCGCCGCCGCCGGACTGACCTTGCAGCCGAAAAAGGCGCTCTACCCGTACCACTACGGCGAGACCGACCCGGCCCGGCTGGTGGAGCTGCTGGCCGGCTCGGGCATCGAGGTGCGGGTGCGCGATCTGCGCTGA
- a CDS encoding DVU0150 family protein: protein MFTKGKALLAMFVTGLLLAPTMAFAAGGGGAPIVMVADTRKLTGIMAWWANLYNESHLYFTILTVILIPVIGVIFGVLADIIMHFIGIDLKSRDLAEH from the coding sequence ATGTTCACGAAAGGCAAGGCTTTACTGGCAATGTTCGTCACCGGCCTGCTTCTGGCTCCGACCATGGCCTTTGCCGCCGGCGGCGGCGGCGCGCCCATCGTCATGGTGGCCGACACCCGCAAGCTGACCGGCATCATGGCCTGGTGGGCCAATCTCTATAACGAGTCCCACCTCTACTTCACCATTCTGACCGTCATTCTCATTCCGGTCATCGGCGTGATCTTCGGCGTGTTGGCCGACATCATCATGCACTTCATCGGGATCGACCTGAAGTCCCGCGACCTGGCCGAACACTAA
- a CDS encoding superoxide dismutase: MPSPLTVSRRQALRLVAGTGLFFMAGGMLRPSSAAAAAFEAPKLPYAENALEPVISARTVSFHYGKHTLGYFDNANKLVADTPLAGQPLEKVFLEAAKDQKLVGLFRNAAQAWNHVFYWNGLSAAGGKPSAKLQKAIDTSFGGQEALNKALAEAAVAQFGSGWAWLVADPAGKLSVVKTGNADNPLQEGLKPLWVIDVWEHAYYLDYQNRRAEYVKGVLEKLVNWEFAAQNLG; the protein is encoded by the coding sequence ATGCCGAGTCCGTTGACCGTTTCCCGCCGCCAGGCCCTGCGTCTGGTGGCCGGCACGGGACTTTTTTTTATGGCCGGAGGGATGCTGCGTCCGTCATCGGCCGCAGCCGCCGCCTTCGAGGCTCCCAAACTGCCTTATGCCGAAAACGCCCTGGAGCCGGTCATTTCGGCCAGGACCGTGAGCTTTCATTACGGCAAGCACACCCTGGGCTATTTCGACAACGCCAACAAACTGGTGGCCGACACGCCCCTTGCCGGCCAACCCCTGGAAAAGGTCTTTTTGGAAGCAGCCAAGGACCAGAAGCTGGTGGGCCTATTCCGCAATGCGGCCCAGGCCTGGAACCACGTGTTCTACTGGAACGGGCTGTCGGCCGCCGGCGGCAAGCCTTCGGCCAAGCTGCAAAAGGCCATTGACACCTCCTTTGGCGGCCAGGAGGCCCTGAACAAGGCCCTGGCCGAGGCGGCCGTGGCCCAGTTCGGCAGCGGCTGGGCCTGGCTTGTGGCCGATCCCGCCGGCAAACTTTCCGTGGTCAAGACCGGCAACGCCGACAACCCCCTGCAGGAAGGCTTGAAGCCCCTGTGGGTCATCGATGTCTGGGAGCACGCCTACTATCTGGATTACCAGAACCGCCGGGCGGAATACGTCAAGGGCGTGCTGGAAAAGCTCGTCAATTGGGAGTTCGCTGCGCAGAACCTGGGCTAG
- a CDS encoding sulfite exporter TauE/SafE family protein, translated as MEWLYILMPIAGVKIFWPGLIILGIGVGVIGGFFGMGGAWMVTPGLNILGFPMAFAIGTDIAHMAGKSLISTMRHGKFGNVDYKLGLIMLVGTVVGFEVGAQMIMWLERIGKVDMVVRWIYLGLLAFITWMVFTDIARRKAKDRAAIAAGKEVDKNATGLEWHKTLHKIKIPPMVNLSVAGIYCSAWLPIGVSFFTGWLAGILGIGGGLIRMPALIYLVGCPTHVAVGTDLFEVAISGLYGAASYTYKGRTELVAAIIMLIGAAMGAQVGAVATKYIKGYGIRIAFGLAVIGCAISVFLKLLPVYIPSINQICDIIATYMILGLVSALALYITIRMVQGAKNEIAAKKAKA; from the coding sequence ATGGAATGGCTTTATATCCTGATGCCCATCGCGGGCGTGAAAATCTTCTGGCCCGGCCTTATCATCCTCGGCATCGGCGTCGGCGTCATCGGCGGCTTCTTCGGCATGGGCGGCGCCTGGATGGTTACCCCGGGCCTGAACATCCTCGGCTTCCCCATGGCTTTCGCCATCGGCACCGACATTGCCCACATGGCCGGCAAATCGCTCATTTCCACCATGCGCCACGGCAAGTTCGGCAACGTCGACTATAAGCTGGGCCTGATCATGCTGGTCGGAACCGTGGTCGGCTTCGAAGTCGGCGCGCAAATGATCATGTGGCTGGAGCGCATCGGCAAGGTCGACATGGTCGTGCGCTGGATCTACCTCGGCCTGCTGGCCTTCATCACCTGGATGGTCTTCACCGACATCGCCCGCCGCAAGGCCAAGGACCGCGCCGCCATCGCCGCCGGCAAGGAAGTGGACAAGAACGCCACGGGCCTTGAGTGGCACAAGACCCTGCACAAGATCAAGATTCCCCCCATGGTCAACCTGAGCGTGGCCGGCATCTACTGCTCCGCCTGGCTGCCCATCGGCGTCAGCTTCTTCACCGGCTGGCTGGCCGGCATCCTGGGCATCGGCGGCGGACTTATCCGCATGCCCGCCCTGATCTACCTCGTTGGCTGCCCGACCCACGTCGCCGTCGGCACCGACCTCTTCGAAGTCGCCATCTCCGGCCTCTACGGCGCCGCCTCCTACACCTACAAGGGCCGCACCGAACTCGTGGCCGCCATCATCATGCTCATCGGCGCAGCCATGGGCGCCCAGGTCGGCGCGGTGGCCACCAAGTACATCAAGGGCTACGGCATCCGCATCGCCTTCGGCCTGGCCGTCATCGGCTGCGCCATCTCGGTGTTCTTAAAGCTCTTGCCGGTCTACATTCCCTCCATCAACCAGATCTGCGACATCATCGCCACCTACATGATCCTTGGCCTGGTCTCGGCGCTGGCTCTCTACATCACCATCAGGATGGTCCAGGGCGCCAAGAACGAAATCGCCGCGAAGAAGGCCAAGGCCTAG
- a CDS encoding ATP-binding protein, translating into MRRASLRLKLNAAILLAFLAAAAAFGGVLHLSIQDRLEAARTRTRTLLGVLAAHRLEALAPLLQTAQAISAAQVILDRMVQVDGVIEASLFSAAGILLADAGTGAPAPLASQTDGALPETRIFSVTAENDHLLATLIEPIHGEGEIAGFLRLRYALKDSALTGGRVWTIFGLAVAGAYVFLALVLNAMLHLFVLRPVNTLRQALEAVEAGDLDQTVPVAGGDALGRLGAAFNAMSARLRETSRWLGESRTEVEEHRLLLARRVDERTAELARTNARLTTEITARTRAEDSLSRHLALYRAILESTAEAVLCVSANSDREVLVCNRRFLDLWDLPENWAQRPEPMDRFKPFLEKLADPDAVASGFRTLMLDGKSMAETCHATSDGRYIERRSGPILQDGVYIGRVFSYVDVTARRRTEAELRQTLAQRDALLGNTRIGLATTENAVCTDINAQGAALLGYTREAILGQSIAVLIPDAAVYQSLAESSDHDFVTQGFTRRECQVQRGDGEMIWLRLHGKSVRPEAPTISVVWAFDDITEEKRRQQHLEQARDQAEEASRAKGAFLAVMSHEIRTPLNAVIGLSDALLEGQAAPEQIDHLRAIRESAGHLLGVVNDILDFSKIEAGKLVLERRHFDPRALVAEALRAVELVASQKRLALSATIAPNVPAALRGDPGRLRQILLNLLGNAVKFTAAGSVAVTVETVPADQTPAGRIGLAVAVTDTGIGLDPTRASELFERFNQGPGKAARRFGGTGLGLAISKELVERMGGHIGVTSRQGAGSRFAFTVFLLPGNAAAVPPAPLETANAKAAPGPLRILLVEDNALNAAVTRLHMGRMGHDLTVAESAREAFACLAQERFDAVLMDIEMPEIDGIEATSAIRAGAPLGTPVLDPTVPIIAVTAHAVEDVRQQCLEAGMDGFVTKPVNYRALEATLDALRREPPRLPARPPSAPSGSPPESALFVPEQAKENMGLTWPQFRGLLRTSFEEANRRLDDIRQAMTAGQWDKAALAAHTFKATAATVGAFAARNAAKALEKALRANQRPEADRLLDDLDGLWAKTRQALDGWRCPPE; encoded by the coding sequence ATGCGCCGCGCATCCTTGCGACTCAAACTCAATGCAGCCATCCTGCTCGCTTTCTTGGCCGCCGCCGCCGCTTTTGGCGGCGTGCTGCACCTGTCCATCCAGGATCGCCTGGAGGCCGCCCGCACCCGCACCCGCACCCTGCTCGGGGTGCTGGCCGCCCACCGCCTGGAAGCCCTGGCCCCGCTGCTCCAGACCGCCCAAGCCATAAGCGCCGCCCAGGTCATACTGGACCGCATGGTCCAGGTGGACGGCGTCATCGAAGCCAGCCTGTTTTCCGCGGCCGGAATCCTTCTGGCCGACGCCGGCACGGGCGCGCCCGCGCCCCTGGCCAGCCAAACCGACGGCGCCCTGCCCGAGACCCGGATTTTCAGCGTCACCGCCGAAAACGACCACCTGCTCGCCACCCTCATCGAACCGATCCACGGCGAAGGCGAGATCGCCGGTTTCCTGCGCCTGCGCTACGCCCTCAAGGACAGCGCCCTGACCGGCGGACGGGTCTGGACCATCTTCGGCCTGGCCGTGGCCGGAGCCTATGTTTTCCTGGCCCTGGTCTTAAACGCCATGCTCCATCTGTTCGTGCTGCGGCCGGTCAACACCCTGCGCCAGGCCCTGGAAGCCGTGGAAGCCGGCGATCTGGACCAGACCGTGCCCGTGGCCGGAGGCGATGCCCTGGGCCGGCTGGGCGCGGCCTTTAACGCCATGTCGGCCCGACTGCGGGAAACCTCGCGCTGGCTTGGGGAATCCCGGACCGAGGTCGAGGAGCACCGGCTGCTGCTGGCCCGCCGGGTGGATGAGCGCACGGCCGAACTGGCCCGGACCAACGCCCGCCTGACCACGGAAATTACGGCCCGCACCCGGGCCGAGGACAGCTTGTCGCGCCATCTGGCCCTGTACCGGGCCATCCTCGAATCCACGGCCGAGGCCGTGCTGTGCGTGTCGGCCAACTCGGACCGCGAGGTGCTGGTCTGCAACCGCCGCTTCCTCGACCTCTGGGATCTGCCCGAGAATTGGGCGCAACGTCCTGAGCCCATGGACCGCTTCAAGCCGTTTCTGGAGAAACTGGCCGATCCGGATGCCGTGGCCAGCGGCTTTCGCACCCTCATGCTCGACGGCAAGTCCATGGCCGAGACCTGCCACGCCACCAGCGACGGCCGCTACATCGAACGCCGCAGCGGCCCCATCCTCCAGGACGGCGTCTACATCGGCCGGGTGTTTTCCTATGTAGATGTCACTGCCCGCCGGCGCACCGAGGCCGAACTGCGCCAGACACTGGCCCAGCGCGACGCCCTGCTCGGCAACACCCGCATCGGCCTGGCCACCACGGAAAACGCCGTCTGCACCGACATCAACGCCCAAGGGGCGGCGCTGCTCGGCTATACCCGCGAGGCCATCCTCGGCCAGTCCATCGCCGTGCTCATCCCTGATGCCGCCGTCTACCAAAGCCTGGCCGAGTCAAGCGACCACGATTTCGTCACCCAAGGCTTCACCCGCCGGGAATGCCAGGTGCAACGCGGCGACGGCGAAATGATCTGGCTGCGCCTGCACGGCAAGTCCGTGCGGCCCGAAGCCCCGACCATTTCCGTGGTCTGGGCCTTCGACGACATCACCGAGGAAAAACGCCGCCAGCAACACCTGGAACAGGCCCGCGACCAGGCCGAGGAAGCTTCCCGGGCCAAGGGCGCCTTCCTGGCCGTCATGAGCCACGAAATCCGCACCCCCTTAAACGCCGTCATCGGCCTGTCCGACGCGCTCCTGGAAGGCCAGGCCGCCCCGGAACAGATCGACCATCTGCGGGCCATCCGCGAATCCGCCGGGCATCTGCTCGGCGTGGTCAACGACATCCTCGACTTTTCCAAGATCGAAGCCGGCAAGCTCGTCCTTGAACGCCGCCACTTCGATCCGCGCGCCCTGGTGGCCGAAGCCCTCCGGGCCGTGGAACTGGTCGCCAGCCAGAAAAGGCTGGCCCTGAGCGCAACCATCGCCCCGAACGTGCCGGCCGCCCTTCGCGGCGATCCCGGCCGTTTGCGCCAGATCCTGCTCAATCTCCTGGGCAACGCCGTCAAATTCACCGCCGCCGGGTCGGTTGCCGTCACGGTGGAGACCGTGCCGGCCGACCAGACCCCGGCCGGACGGATAGGGCTGGCCGTGGCCGTGACCGACACCGGCATCGGCCTGGACCCGACCCGGGCCTCGGAACTCTTCGAGCGCTTCAACCAGGGGCCGGGCAAGGCCGCCCGCCGCTTCGGCGGCACGGGCCTGGGGCTGGCCATCTCCAAGGAACTGGTGGAACGCATGGGCGGCCATATCGGGGTCACCAGCCGCCAGGGAGCCGGCAGCCGCTTCGCCTTCACCGTCTTTTTGCTGCCAGGCAACGCCGCCGCCGTGCCGCCCGCGCCCCTGGAGACCGCAAACGCCAAGGCCGCACCGGGGCCCTTGCGCATCTTACTGGTTGAAGACAATGCCCTCAACGCCGCCGTCACCCGGCTGCACATGGGCCGCATGGGTCATGACCTCACCGTGGCCGAATCAGCCCGGGAAGCCTTCGCCTGTCTGGCCCAGGAACGCTTCGACGCCGTGCTCATGGACATCGAGATGCCGGAGATCGACGGCATCGAGGCCACCAGCGCCATCCGGGCCGGCGCGCCCCTGGGGACGCCGGTCCTGGACCCCACCGTGCCCATCATCGCCGTCACCGCCCACGCCGTGGAAGATGTGCGCCAGCAATGCCTGGAAGCCGGCATGGACGGTTTCGTGACCAAACCCGTCAACTACCGCGCCCTGGAAGCCACCCTGGACGCCCTGCGCCGCGAACCGCCCCGGCTCCCGGCCCGGCCCCCGTCTGCGCCGTCCGGCTCGCCACCGGAATCGGCACTCTTCGTCCCGGAGCAGGCCAAGGAAAACATGGGGCTTACCTGGCCGCAATTCCGGGGGCTTTTGCGTACGAGCTTCGAGGAGGCGAACCGGCGGCTGGACGATATCCGCCAGGCCATGACGGCCGGCCAATGGGACAAAGCCGCCCTGGCCGCCCACACCTTCAAGGCCACGGCCGCCACGGTCGGGGCGTTTGCCGCCCGCAACGCGGCCAAGGCCCTGGAAAAGGCCCTGCGGGCCAACCAGCGCCCGGAAGCCGACCGCCTCCTGGACGACCTCGACGGACTCTGGGCCAAGACCCGGCAGGCCCTGGACGGCTGGCGCTGCCCGCCGGAGTGA
- a CDS encoding periplasmic heavy metal sensor — MKKLCYGLLTLAILVGSAFAVAAGPGPGGPGGPGPEGLLDRLLSLKLTDAQKHDVAVVLKNNRQAFDAGMAAMREAFDAMGLVMRTEPGNEERVRQASRAVAAAGEDMAVMRGKVEASVLALLTPEQRKLWEETLPPRPPRDAKERFHAGHELVNEWIDSHAGRNS, encoded by the coding sequence ATGAAGAAGCTTTGTTACGGACTGCTCACCCTGGCCATCCTGGTCGGCTCGGCCTTTGCCGTGGCCGCCGGCCCCGGACCGGGCGGTCCCGGCGGCCCCGGACCCGAAGGATTGCTTGACCGGCTGCTGTCGCTTAAGCTGACCGACGCCCAGAAACATGACGTGGCCGTGGTCCTCAAAAACAACCGCCAGGCCTTCGATGCCGGCATGGCCGCCATGCGCGAGGCCTTCGACGCCATGGGGCTGGTCATGCGCACCGAACCCGGCAACGAGGAGCGGGTGCGCCAGGCCAGCCGGGCCGTGGCTGCGGCCGGCGAGGACATGGCCGTGATGCGGGGCAAGGTCGAAGCCTCGGTGTTGGCCCTTTTGACCCCGGAGCAGCGCAAGCTGTGGGAAGAAACCCTGCCGCCGCGGCCCCCGCGCGACGCCAAGGAGCGCTTTCATGCCGGCCATGAGCTGGTCAATGAGTGGATTGATTCCCACGCCGGCAGGAACAGCTAA
- a CDS encoding RNA polymerase sigma factor, whose translation MGEAVLDIEDARTLKAIRAGEVDAYAAIVTKYQGRVAGIVSGHAPRDRVGELTHEVFVRAYRSLGGYRGESPLGHWLAKVAVRACHDFWRAQYRIKERPESDLSDECRAYAEEVAALATGEAAEDTASRREAEELLRWALDKLSATDRMVVTLTHLEERPVAEAAEMLGLSVPNVKVRAFRARKKLRELLGDVLGA comes from the coding sequence ATGGGCGAGGCGGTGTTGGACATCGAGGATGCCCGGACGCTGAAGGCGATCCGGGCCGGCGAGGTGGACGCCTATGCCGCCATCGTGACCAAGTACCAGGGGCGCGTGGCCGGGATCGTTTCCGGCCACGCGCCCCGGGACCGGGTGGGCGAGCTGACCCATGAGGTGTTCGTGCGGGCCTACCGGTCCCTGGGCGGCTACCGGGGCGAGAGTCCCCTTGGCCACTGGCTGGCCAAGGTGGCGGTGCGCGCCTGCCACGACTTCTGGCGGGCCCAGTACCGGATCAAGGAACGGCCGGAGTCCGACCTGTCCGACGAGTGCCGGGCCTATGCCGAAGAGGTCGCGGCCCTGGCCACGGGCGAGGCGGCCGAGGACACGGCATCCCGGCGCGAGGCCGAGGAACTGCTGCGCTGGGCCCTGGACAAGTTGTCGGCCACGGACCGCATGGTGGTGACGCTGACCCACCTGGAAGAGCGGCCGGTGGCCGAGGCGGCCGAGATGTTGGGCTTAAGCGTCCCCAACGTGAAGGTGCGGGCCTTTCGGGCACGCAAAAAGCTTCGCGAACTGCTCGGCGACGTGCTTGGCGCGTAA
- a CDS encoding universal stress protein, whose product MKMLVALDQSPYAVTVLEKAIALAKLEGATLSIMTVAEDFMDLGDYIDVNSITDKVFAATKVAAQDYGKVAKAAGIDAEVIVEQGVSPADLIIAHAKNKGIDMIIMGHQGRKGVAQYLIGSVATKIVRHAPCSVLVVR is encoded by the coding sequence ATGAAGATGCTCGTCGCTCTCGATCAGTCCCCCTACGCAGTGACCGTTCTGGAAAAAGCCATCGCCCTGGCCAAGCTCGAAGGAGCCACGCTGTCCATCATGACCGTGGCCGAAGATTTCATGGACCTCGGCGACTACATCGACGTCAATTCCATTACCGACAAAGTGTTCGCCGCCACCAAGGTCGCTGCCCAGGATTACGGCAAGGTCGCCAAGGCTGCCGGCATCGACGCCGAAGTCATCGTGGAACAGGGCGTCTCGCCGGCCGATCTCATCATCGCTCATGCCAAGAACAAGGGCATCGACATGATCATCATGGGGCATCAGGGGAGAAAAGGCGTGGCGCAGTATCTGATCGGCTCGGTTGCCACCAAGATCGTGCGCCACGCTCCGTGTTCGGTTCTCGTCGTCCGTTAA
- a CDS encoding C40 family peptidase: MFVVCRLALLACFALFLGGCAFSVADRAPFAPPPATGTVLETARELIGVPYRPAGETPGEGFDCSGFVKWVYARHGIRLPRRTQDQLMAGRPVRKEELRAGDLVFFAPSGALSSLHVGIFDGHGGFIHSPSRGGRVRQETIWAPYWKSSYYAANRVTQ; this comes from the coding sequence ATGTTCGTTGTTTGTCGTCTCGCCCTGCTGGCCTGCTTCGCCCTCTTCCTTGGCGGCTGCGCCTTTTCCGTGGCCGACCGGGCTCCCTTCGCGCCGCCGCCGGCAACGGGCACGGTGCTGGAGACTGCCCGGGAACTCATTGGCGTACCCTACCGCCCGGCCGGGGAAACCCCCGGCGAAGGCTTTGATTGTTCAGGTTTCGTCAAATGGGTCTACGCCCGCCACGGCATCCGCCTGCCCCGGCGCACCCAGGACCAGCTCATGGCCGGCCGCCCGGTGCGCAAAGAGGAGCTTCGGGCCGGGGATCTGGTCTTTTTCGCCCCTTCCGGGGCACTTTCGAGCCTGCATGTTGGCATTTTCGACGGCCACGGCGGCTTCATCCACAGCCCCTCCCGGGGTGGCCGGGTGCGCCAGGAGACGATCTGGGCGCCATACTGGAAATCCAGTTATTACGCGGCGAACAGGGTAACACAGTAA
- a CDS encoding DUF4881 domain-containing protein — MRNMLKNMLLAALPVVFLAGCVDYGKVDQGRTVAVDKDKKTVTFIRDKANDWQKPDYTYLPALTYSFPVDPAEMGETPKAGLRMKLDAEKAQVVLYDPKKQNFETIPIQIVDKQEGIDGKHPLVYDAAADKAKQFPALDKDKKTVSIYSGRQKLLVTFLVPEQYESLPAAAWDSGDEVRVYYKEDGKALRLMNVTKTNIFKK, encoded by the coding sequence ATGCGAAACATGCTCAAGAATATGCTGCTGGCCGCCCTGCCCGTCGTCTTCCTGGCCGGCTGCGTGGATTACGGCAAGGTTGACCAGGGCCGCACCGTGGCCGTGGACAAGGACAAAAAGACCGTCACCTTCATCCGCGACAAGGCCAATGACTGGCAAAAGCCCGACTACACCTATCTGCCGGCCCTGACCTACAGCTTCCCCGTCGACCCGGCGGAAATGGGCGAGACCCCCAAGGCCGGCCTGCGCATGAAGCTGGACGCCGAAAAGGCCCAGGTCGTGCTGTACGATCCCAAGAAGCAGAACTTCGAGACCATTCCCATCCAGATCGTGGACAAGCAGGAAGGCATCGACGGCAAGCACCCGCTGGTGTACGACGCCGCCGCCGACAAGGCCAAGCAGTTCCCGGCCCTGGACAAGGACAAGAAGACCGTGTCCATCTACTCCGGCCGCCAGAAGCTGCTCGTCACCTTCCTCGTGCCCGAACAGTACGAGTCCCTGCCCGCCGCCGCCTGGGATTCCGGCGACGAAGTGCGGGTCTACTACAAGGAAGACGGCAAGGCCCTGCGCCTGATGAACGTCACCAAGACCAACATCTTCAAGAAGTAA
- a CDS encoding Spy/CpxP family protein refolding chaperone produces the protein MHPKFVKIIAGVVLFASGAVVGVVGSRLLGERGPLALMHGDPRHFAAMALRRITSDLDLSQEQQDKLRPIIMDTTRQIIALRREQEPRMQELIDTSIQLTKALLTPEQREKFADVMARLEARRKVMDRLGPPPPPPDGFGSPPDGFGPRHGPPPPPDLFDPEWDLPPPPPPDGFGPPPDGFGPPPDGFGPPRPGGPGPGFGPPPRRDAWPEKTPRPDGATRPADKAETDPAADSTGKAAPGNPPSAADGPPPADPQGRTLPPNGDAPAK, from the coding sequence ATGCATCCGAAATTCGTAAAGATCATTGCCGGCGTCGTGCTTTTTGCCTCGGGCGCGGTGGTAGGCGTCGTCGGCTCCCGGCTGCTTGGAGAACGCGGCCCCTTGGCCCTCATGCACGGCGATCCACGCCATTTCGCCGCCATGGCCTTGCGGCGCATCACCAGCGATCTCGATCTCAGCCAGGAGCAGCAGGACAAGCTGCGGCCCATCATCATGGACACGACCCGGCAGATCATTGCTCTGCGCCGCGAGCAGGAACCGCGCATGCAGGAGCTCATCGACACGAGCATTCAATTGACCAAGGCGCTTTTGACGCCGGAACAGCGGGAAAAATTCGCCGACGTCATGGCCCGGCTGGAGGCCCGGCGCAAGGTCATGGACCGTCTCGGCCCGCCGCCTCCGCCTCCCGACGGCTTCGGCTCGCCGCCTGACGGCTTCGGTCCTCGCCATGGCCCGCCACCGCCGCCGGACCTGTTCGATCCGGAGTGGGATCTGCCGCCGCCGCCCCCGCCAGACGGCTTTGGTCCGCCGCCTGATGGTTTCGGCCCCCCCCCAGACGGCTTCGGCCCGCCGCGACCGGGCGGCCCTGGGCCGGGCTTCGGCCCGCCGCCTCGCCGGGACGCCTGGCCGGAGAAGACGCCTCGCCCGGATGGCGCAACCAGGCCGGCTGACAAGGCCGAGACCGACCCGGCCGCCGATTCGACCGGTAAGGCCGCCCCCGGCAATCCGCCTTCGGCGGCCGATGGTCCGCCTCCGGCCGATCCCCAGGGCCGGACGCTGCCCCCAAACGGCGACGCGCCGGCCAAGTAG